The genomic segment TCCAAGCAGTAGGTTGGTGAGCTTATAAACCGGGTTGTCCGTATATTCTATGGTATCCATAATCTGCGCGGACTTCTCCGGAAGGGTCAGCTTATAGAGGGAGAATGCGGCATACGCCTTGAGCTTATCCTGAAACTGCTGATCCTCGGAACCGTTGATCATACCTGAATTATCATCATAGAATCGTATAACATCCAGATACCTTTTATCATCAAAGCTCCCCTTCATGATTGTAAAAAGCGACTCCTCGTATATATCCCGCACCTCTTCCTGATGCTCACCCTCCTCCACATGGACGAAATACTGCTTTGCGGAGAGCTGGGCAAGCTCGAGCTGGCCGTTCTGGAGGTATCTGTCAGAGAGGGCGTAGTAGGCTTCATCCAGCAGAGAATTCCAGATGGCGGGTTCGTAGATCCTCTCGGTATTTGCGTAGAAGTTCTCCACATCGGAGATAACCTTATTGAACTCCCCGCCGTCCAGCTTTGCCCTGGTACGTATATACTTTATCTGCTGGAGGATTCTTTCCGCATCCTCACGATAGTCCGAATCGGGAAACTCCTCCAGAAGTGCGTTTATATACTGTTCGGAGACGTTATCCTTCCCTTCCTCATACGCTCTCTCAGCCTGCTTCAGCCTGATGAGCTGTTTTATATCAAAGACCTCCTCCATCAGCGGGGAGGAGTAATTGAGCCTGGCGAAATCATCTATGGCAGAAAGGGTTTTGTCGTAATCCCCTTCGTTATAGTATGCCTTTATCATCACAAGCTCCGCCTGTGACTTAACCTCAAAGTCTTCACTTTTGAGGGCGTTGTCCAGAAACTTCTGCCAGTCCGCCGGAGATTTCTCCGTAAGATGGTTATCCGCATATTTTATGGAGGCAAGCAGCCCTCCCGTTTTCTCGGGGTACAGATCTCTAGCTCTCACAAGAAGACTGTCGGCGGCATCCTGATTGCCGAGTTCCTCATTCATCTCCGCCGCACGGTACATGGCAAGGTCTGCATGCTCGCTGGAGGGGAAAAGCTCAAACACCTTACTGTACGCCCTCAGGGCATCCTGGTTCTCACCTTTCTCCTTAAACACCTCTCCCATACTGTAGATTATCTCCGGACTAAGGTCGGTAAAGTCGGTATTCTCGCCTCTGAATTCCTGAAAATTCAGGAAAGCGTTCTCGCTGTCTCCCCGCTTGGACTGGAGCATACCGATGGTGGCGTCCTGCACCCGCTTCGCCTCGGGGAACCTGCGCACATAGTTTTCCCTAGCCTCTATGGCCCTGTCGTACTGGCCGAGCTGTTCATATATCTCCGCAATCCTTCGGTAGGCAAGCTTCTGCATCTCCTCGTCCCGCACAAGCTTAATTATATTCTCATAGCCGAAGATGGCTTCGTAATACATCCCCGCCCTCTCCTTAGACTCCGCAGAACGCATAAGGGCATCACGAAAGCGGTAGGAATCGGGGTACATCTCTATGAAGTCATCGAAGATCTTTGCCGCTGTAACGTAATTCTTATAGGATTCTTCCCCCTTATGGAAATACGCCATGCCCATCCTGTATAACGCTTCCTGCCTGTAATACTCGCTGGGCTGGTTGGAAAGGAACCCCTCAAGCTGAACGATGGCCTCGTCAAAATTTCTGGAGGCGATAAGCTCGTCCACCCTTCCAAGGGAACGCTCCGATTCTTCATCCTCTATGATCTCACCACCCTTTCGGATGATAGGACTCTCGATACCGTAGCCCAGCTTGATATCATCCAGCTCCCTCTTCTTGGAGGAGACGAGCTTAACGTTTGCCCCTTCGGTGGTGAAGACGAAATCGGTTCCCTGGGCGAAATATACCGTGATGCTCTGCTCGCCCGATTCTATCCTTTTTATGAAAGGGTCGTTGAGTGAACCTGTGAAGTCCGCCGCCAGAGGGTCTTTGAACTGTATCGTAATGGTGTTATTGTCCTTGGATACACCATCTACCTCTGCTGCTATATCGCTTATAACTAGCTCTGTGAAAAACTGATTCTGCCGGAGGTAAATATCCTCGGCAAACAGCAGAGCGGGCAGAAAGAAGAGCGGGATAAGGATGCGGATCAGTTTCATTGTATTATAGTATTAAACCACAGGCGTGCCGATGGCAATGTTAAATTCTCCAAGCTCTTTGTGAGCAATCAATATCGCTTGAAACTACCCTGAACACGTGGTAATTTAAAACCAACTATGGAGGGACTATGGCACTCGATCACGGCATCCTGCTTGAAACAGGTACAAACGAATTTGAGATAGTTGAATTTATCGTGCGTGCCGAGAAGGATCACCACTTCGGCATAAACGTTGCCAAAGTGCGGGAAGTTATCCGTTTTCCGGAGATAGTCAAGGTTCCGGACGCTCACCCGTCGGTGATAGGAACCGCAAATATCCGGCAAAAGCTCGTACCCATTATCGATCTCGGTAACTGGCTTGAGATGAAATACGAGGATGACTACGAACAGAAAAAGATAATCGTCACCTACTTCAACCATCAATACAACGGCTTTATGGTTGATGAGGTTGTCCGTATTCACAGAATCACCTGGGCGGATATTAAAGATTACTCATCTATGACCGATTTCAGTCTGGTAGAGACTGTGCTCGGCGTTGTTGATATCGGCGGCAATCTCATTCAGCTGCTGGACTTTGAAAAGATCGTTGCGGAGCTTAACCCTGAAACAGCACTTAAGGAAATGGAGATAGACTATTCCCGCTTTGAAGACAGGGCGGAGAAAACGGTTTACCTCGCAGAGGATTCTCAGGTTATCAGACGCTTTCTGCACTCCAACCTTGAGAACGCAGGCTATCAGGTTAAATCCTTCGAAAACGGCAAGCTGCTCCTGAATGAGTTTAACACCAAGGTCCCCGATATCGTAATAACAGACCTGGAAATGCCCGTTGCGGACGGAGCATATGTTGTGCGGACCCTGCGTGAGAATGCACAGCTGATAGACCTCCCGATCCTTGTCTTCTCCTCACTCGCAAGCGAGGAGAACGAGAGAAAGGTTATGGCCATCGGTGCTAACATGTTCGTGGGCAAGCCGGACACAGACATACTAATCGGTAGTATAGACAGATATCTGCTTTAAGGAGTTTTTATGAAGAAGATTGCAATCTTTTCCATGCTTACAGTTTTTCTTTTTGGATGTACAAACGACAACGAAGTTATCAAACAGAGCCTCAACAACATCAAGGACGAAATGGTCAACATGCAGTCCGAAATGGCGGAGATGAAGATCACCGTTGAGGAGGTTAACTCTAAAACCCAGGCCAATACCGAGAATATCAACGCAAACTCTAACGCCCTTGCGGAGATCCGCTCCGAAACCAACTACCTCAGCAATGAGATCGCCCTTATGAAAGAGGCGGCCAAAGAGCGTGAGGCTATGATGGAAAAGCAGGAAAGCGAAACCATGGATATGGGTGAGCAGAACGCAGAGGATGAGATAATCATCATAGAGGACAACTTCACCGACAAGTCAAGCCTCTACAGCTACGCATACGAGCTCTACAAGAATGGACAATACGCCGAGAGTACAGCAAAATTCAACGAGTTCCTCGCCAAGTATCCCTCCGATGAACTCTCCGACAACGCTGTATACTGGCTTGGTGAGATACAGTACGCCCTTAAGGACTACGAGGCGGCCATCAGCAACTTCCAGAGGCTCGCTTCTGAGTACCCCCAGGGTAATAAGGTACCCGACGGTCTTGTGAAGATGGGATACTCCTACGGCAACATCGGTCAGATGGATAAAGCCAGGGAGACTATGAAAAGAGTAGTAAACCAGTATCCCGGAACCAGGGCATATAACCTTGCCCGCAAGAAGCTTGAAGCTTGGGGAGTTTCTGTTGAATAAGAAACTTTTATGTGTTCTCTGCGCCGGAGGGCTGCTTGCCGCATCTGCGGCGGCGGCCGAGACGGTGCACAAGGTCAAGAAGGGGGATACCCTTTGGGATATCTCCAGACATTACTACGGAGACAACTTCCAGTGGCCCATGATCTGGAAGGATAATGTCATCATTAACGATCCGGACCTTATCTACCCCGGGCAGCAGTTCAATGTTCCGGGCTTTTTAGACGATGCAGAAACCATCCGCAAGGATGATTCAGGCCTTATCAGAATCAGCGCTCCCGAAAACCGCAAACCCATGGATACCGACCCCCTCGAATCGGAAAAGCTTATCAATGCAAATGCACGGAACTCCATGGAAACCATATTCCTCAACGATATCGAGGTCGTCAGGGATAACGAACCTTCGGCAAACATCCTAAACGTTGAAGGGGAGAAGAGCTTTGCCACGACAAGGGATCGCATAACCATAAATCAAGGCTCCGGTGAAGGGCTCAATCTGGGCGATACTGTTGTACTCTACCAGAAACTCAGCACCCTTGAAAAAGAAAGAGCAGTATATCGGATAGTAGGATACGCAGAGGTTAGCGAGGTAAGGGCTGAAACCAGCGATGCAATTATCTACAAATCCTTCAACTCAATCCAGAAAGGATACTTTGCAGAGAAAGGTAACCGTCCCGACCTCCGATCTCCCAAGGTTTTCCGCAAGGCTGACACAGATATCGATGGAGAGATCGTATACATACCCGACAGCCACCGCAACACAGCCCAGGGCTACAGAGTCATTGTAAATGTGGGAAGCGTTGAGCGTGCAAAGCAGGGTGACAAGGTTTCCATATACAGAGAAACCGAAGAAAACGGTCGCACAAGAAAGGATTATATCGGCGAAGGCCAGCTTATTCTTGTGGGCGAGGAATACTCCACAGCGATAATCGTCACAAGCCTTGTTGAGATACATAAAGGGGACAGCGTAAACCTTACGGATATAGCTGTTTACTGATACCTAACAGTTTTTCAGTATCCTTCCTTTGAAAAGCTCCCCCCGAGGGGCTTTCTTCATCTGATTTAGCTCCACTTTGAAGCATCCTTTTTCTTGACTAAACCAATCTATTTCATTAATATTCTTGATTACTTGACCGGAATAGCCGATCATACGGCTCTTGCCCTCACATCCAAGTTAATTCGGGCATATTGTATTTGTACGGCAAAACATCTTATGGAGAGAGAATATGAGAAAACTTCTGTCTTTTCTGCTCGTTGCAGTTGCGGCTGTTTTTATAATGACAGCATGCAGCCAGCAGTCCGAAGAACCCGCACAGGAAGAAACCACACAGGAAACAACTCAGGAAGAAACACAGGAAGCCGAAGCCAGCACAGAGCCTATTAAGATAGGTGTTGCAGGACCCCATTCAGGTGACCTCGCTTCCTACGGAATCCCCACAGCTAATGCTGTTAAGCTCTACGTCGATGAGATCAACAGCAACGGCGGTGTGAACGGAAGACAAATCGAACTCGTCGTTGAAGACGATGTCTGCAAGCCCGAGGTTGCTGCCAACACAGCCGCCAAGCTTGTATCCGAAGAGGTTGTTGCTGTAGTAGGACACATCTGCTCCGGTGCTACAAAGGCTGCACTCGGCATGTACAAGGACGCTCAGATCCCTGTTATGTCCCCCTCTGCAACAAATCCCGCTCTCACTAAAAGCGGCGACTATCCTAACTTCTTCCGTACAATCGCACCCGATGATTCACAGGCAAGGCTCCAGGTTGACTTCGCCCTCGACAAGCTCGGTCTTAAAAAGCTCGCCGTTATCCACGACAAGGGTGACTACGGTAAAGGTCTTGCAGAATTCGCAAAGAGCTTCATTGAGCAGGCAGAAGGTGCTGAGGTTGTTCTCTATGAAGGTGTAACCCCCGGTGCTGTGGACTACTCCGCAGTTGTTCAAAAGGTTAAGCAGTCCGAAGCGGACGGCGTTATCTTTGGTGGATATCACCCCGAGGCCTCCAAGATCGTTACCGTTATGAAGAAGAAGAAGCTTGAGATCCCCTTCATCTCCGATGACGGTGTTAAGGACGAAACCTTCATCAAGGTTGCAGGCGATTTCGCAGAAGGCGTTTACGCCACAGGCCCCAAGGATGTTGAGTCCAACCCCCTTTCCCAGAAAGCTATCAACGCACACGTTGAGAAATACGGCGAAAAGCCCGGTGCTTTCTATCTTAACGGTTACTCTGCCATCATCGCTTTCATCAACGCCATCGATGTTGCAGACTCCACAGAGTATGACGCTATCGTAAACGCACTCACCACCGAGTACGTTGAAACTCCCGTGGGCAACATCTCCTTCGACAAGAAGGGTGATGCCATCGGCGTGGGCTTCTCTGTTTACCAAGTGCAGAACGGTGAATACGTAGAGCTCCAGTAAATCACTATAATAAAACAGTTATTCAAGAAGGGGTGCAAAAGCACCCCTTTTTCCATTTTAATAGACTAAATTTTTGACAGGAGCAGTCACGGAAAATGGAATATTTTATCGAGCTATTCTTGGGGGGCCTCACAAGGGGAAGCATCTACGCCCTTATCGCCCTCGGATACACAATGGTGTACGGCATCATTCAGCTTATCAACTTCGCCCACGGCGAGATATACATGATAGGCGCTTTCACGGCACTCATCGTAGCCAGCGTGCTCACAATACTGGGGCTTAACGGAATCGCCATCCTTATCCTTGCGGGCATTATCGCTGTAATATACTCCGCCGCATACGGATTCACGATGGAAAAGATCGCATACAGACCCCTGAGAAGCGCACCAAGGCTTTCACCCCTTATAAGTGCCATCGGTATGTCTATCTTCCTCCAGAACTACGTACTTCTCGCACAGACATCCGACTTTCTCCCATTCCCTGCACTCATCCCCGAGTTCGGGTTTATGGAGCCGGTATCGCATATAGTCAGCTCTGCAGAGCTTGTGATAATCCTCACAACGGCCTCCGTAATGGTTCTGCTTACGCTGTTTATCAAATACACCAGAATGGGCAAAGCGATGAGAGCGACATCTCAGGATAAGAAGATGGCAAGGCTCATCGGTATCGATGTGGACAAGGTTATCTCTCTCACCTTCATCATCGGTTCCTCACTCGCCGCCCTCGGCGGTGTTCTCATCGCTTCGCACATTGGACAGATAAACTTCTACATCGGATTCATCGCCGGAATTAAAGCCTTCACAGCGGCAGTTCTCGGCGGTATCGGGAGTATCCCCGGTGCGGTTCTGGGTGCTCTCATCCTCGGATGGACCGAAAGCTTCGCCACAGGATACGTTTCCAGTGACTACGAAGATGTTTTCGCATTCTCTCTGCTGGTCTTCATCCTGATATTCAGACCCGCCGGAATCCTGGGCAAGTCAGAAACTCAGAAGGTGTAACCAATGAATGGCATATTTAACGAAATAAAGCGATCGGCCCTTGTGGCAGTATGGTTTATGTTCCTCACATTCCCCATACTAGTCATCAAGGTAAACACCATCGAAAACACTATCATATGGCGCTGGAGCAACCTTATATACGTAGCCGTGGGCACCTTCTTCGGCTCATGGCTCTGGAGATGGATGGAGCATAAGAAAACCCATACGAGTGAGCGTAACGTTCGTGAACGGCTCAAGATGGGCGTCCAGAACATGCTGGTGGACAACAAGAAAATACTTCTACCTATCATCGGACTGGTAACAGCCTTCTGTATAGTCTTCCCCATGGTCTTCAACTCCTATCAGGTTAGCATCCTTACCACAGCACTTATGTATATAGTTCTCGGCCTCGGCCTCAACATTGTTGTGGGGCTTGCAGGCCTGCTCGACCTCGGCTATGTGGCATTCTACGCCGTGGGCGCATACAGCTACGCACTGCTGAACATGCACTTCGGCATATCATTCTGGATCGCTCTGCCCATCGGAGCGGCCCTTGCGATGCTCTTTGGAATAATCCTCGGTTTCCCCGTTCTCAGACTCAGGGGTGACTATCTCGCCATCGTAACCCTCGGTTTCGGTGAGATCATCCGCCTTGTCCTTGAGAACTGGAACGACTTTTCCCAGGGACCAAGCGGTGTTGCAGGCATTCCGAGACCCCAGATATGGGGTGTGGAGATGGACCTCGGTCAAGCAACGATATTCCTATACTACCTTGTGCTTGTGCTCGTTGTGGTAACCATATTCTCCGTCAACAGACTGCAGAACTCACGAATAGGCCGTGCATGGCTCGCCCTGCGTGAGGATGAGATCGCCTGCCAGGCAATGGGTATCGACAAAACTAAGACAAAGCTCACCGCATTCGCCCTCGGCGCAACATGGGCGGGTATCATGGGCGTTGTATTTGCGGCTAAGACCACCTTTATCAACCCCGCAAGCTTCACATTCCTCGAATCGGCCATTATCCTTTCTGTGGTTGTTCTAGGCGGTATGGGCTCTATCCTCGGGGTTATCCTCGGTGCGCTTATCCTTATCCTTCTCCCCGAGTATCTCAGGGCGTTCTCCGAGTTCCGTATGCTTATATTCGGAGGCTCTATGGTGCTTATGATGGTATTTAGACCCCAAGGTCTTATCAGTAACGTGAGAAGGAAATATCTGTTCCATAAAGAGAATCTTTCGGAGGTTGAGATACATGAGTGATTCAACAGCTAGCCTCCCCGTACTAGAGGTTAAGGGTCTTACAATGGATTTCGGCGGTCTTCGTGCCGTTGACCATGTGGATCTTGACATATACAACGGCGAGATCGTCGCCCTAATCGGCCCCAATGGTGCCGGAAAAACAACATTCTTCAACTGTATCACAGGGATCTACAAGCCCACCGAAGGGGATATCATTGTACATTCCAAGTTCGGAGAAAAGCGTGTAAACGGTCTTAAGCCAAACCACGTAACCGAGCTTGGCCTTGCACGAACCTTCCAGAACATCAGGCTTTTCCCCAACATGTCCGTTCTTGAGAACGTGATGATAGGAAGGCACTGCCGAACAAAGGCAAAGGTTATGGGTGCTCTTTTACGAGATAAAAGAACCCGCGTGGAGGAGACCCAGGCGGCGGCTGTGAGCTTTAACATCCTTGAGAAAGTGGGTCTCTCCCATCTGGAAAACGAGCTCGCCAGCAACCTATCCTACGGTAACCAGCGTAAGCTCGAGATCGCAAGAGCCCTTGCAACGGAGCCTGTTCTCCTTCTTCTGGACGAACCTGCGGCGGGAATGAACCCATACGAAACCGAAGAGCTCACCGAGCTCATTAAGAAGATCGCCACGGAGATGAAGATCTCCATACTCCTCATCGAGCATGATATGAAGCTCGTTATGAAGATCTCAGAGAGGATATACGTTATGGATCACGGCCAGCGCATCGCAGCCGGTTCACCCAATGAGATCAAAGAGGACCCCACTGTAATCAAGGCGTATCTTGGCGAGGAAGTCGATGCTTGAAGTTAACGGTATTAGTACATACTACGGAAATATACAGGCACTGCACGATGTCTCTCTCAAGGTTGACGAGGGGGAGATCATCACCCTCATCGGTGCAAACGGTGCCGGAAAAACAACCACCCTGCTCTCCATTAGCGGTATTACACAGCCGAAGCATGGGGAGATACTTTTCAGAGGGGAACCGGTACACAGAGCAAAGCCGGAAAGGCTTGTTAAGGACGGCCTGGTGCAGGTTCCGGAAGGAAGACACATATTCCCCTATCTAACAGTGGCAGAAAACCTTGATCTTGGCGCTTTCCTGCGTAAGGATAAGGATAGGATACGTAAGGACCTTGAGCACGTTTACGACCTATTCCCCCGTCTTGCAGAAAGAAGGCACCAGCAAGGGGGTACGCTAAGCGGAGGCGAACAGCAGATGCTCGCCATCTCAAGGGCCCTTATGGCAAGGCCAAAGCTTCTGCTTCTGGATGAACCGTCTCTCGGTCTCGCACCTATCATTGTTCAGCAGATCTTCGAGATCATCGAAAAGCTGAACAAGGAGGACGGCATGACCATATTCCTCGTGGAGCAGAATGCAAACCTCGCCCTCAAGATAGCCCACAGGGGCTACGTTATGGAAACGGGCAGGATAACCCTCGAGGACAAGGCAGAAAAGCTCCTCTCAAATGAGGATGTGCGTAAGGCATATCTGGGGATTTAATGAAGTATTTCAACAGTATCGAATCCCTTCCCGAGAAAAGAATCGGCGAAGGGCTTTATGCTCGCTTTCTTCATCTGGATAACATGACCATCTCCTTCTGGAGGATCGAAGCGGGTACGGCTCTGCTCAAGCACAGCCATCCACACGAACAAACCACCAAGCTCCTCTCCGGCGAGTTTATCATGAGCGTCGGCGGACAGGAGAAACAGCTCAGCGTTGACGACAGTGTTATTATACCTGCAAACGTTGAGCACGGCGGAAGCGCACTCAGCGACTGTATGCTGATGGACGTCTTCACCCCCGTTAGGGAAGACTATAAAGAGCTTTAGACCTTTAGGCCTTTCGCCGATAAGCCTTATATGAAAACATTTATCAGGGCGGTTCTTGCCGCCCTTATTCTAATCACCCTCTCAGCCTGCACTACCTCTGTGAGCTACCGTGTAAATGTGCCCATAGAGTTCGATGGCGGCGGCTCAAACGAGCTAGATATACCCATAGAAAACATGAAGTACTCCGTTCAGGTGGGGGCGTTCTCCGTTCAGGGAAATGCCGTAAACTTCGCCGATTCACTGGAACGAAGCGGCATCGATGCCTATTTCTTCCTCCACGATTCCGGGCTCTACAAGGTCCGATTTGGAAACTACTCCTCCTATGATGCCGCAAGAAGCCATGCAGAAAGGCTGAACAGACAGGGTAAGATTGACGATTTCTTCATTGTCCGCCCCGAAGATTACGCCGTTAACGAAAAGGATACCCCGGACAGAGGGAATATCCGGGATAAGATCGTCCGCACAGCCCATAGATACATCGGCGTACCGTACCAGTGGGGTGGAACAAACCCGAACACAGGCTTCGACTGCTCCGGCCTCACCATGGTTGTCTATAAATACAACGGCCTCAACCTCCCCAGAACATCAAGGGAACAATACAAAACTGGCCGCTACGTCAAAAGAAACAATCTGCGAAAAGGTGACCTCGTCTTCTTTGCCACCGGCGGCGGAAACAGGGTATCCCACGTCGGGATATATATTGGCTCAAACAAGTTTATCCACGCACCAAGCAGGGGTAAGAAGGTTCGGATAGAATCGATTAACTCCTACTGGCAGAGGAGATATGTGGGGGCAAAAAGCTACCTCTAGATAATCAGCCTAAAAGCGGCAAATACCAGAAACACACCCACAAACAAACGGAAAAGACC from the Limisalsivibrio acetivorans genome contains:
- a CDS encoding ABC transporter permease subunit; this encodes MNGIFNEIKRSALVAVWFMFLTFPILVIKVNTIENTIIWRWSNLIYVAVGTFFGSWLWRWMEHKKTHTSERNVRERLKMGVQNMLVDNKKILLPIIGLVTAFCIVFPMVFNSYQVSILTTALMYIVLGLGLNIVVGLAGLLDLGYVAFYAVGAYSYALLNMHFGISFWIALPIGAALAMLFGIILGFPVLRLRGDYLAIVTLGFGEIIRLVLENWNDFSQGPSGVAGIPRPQIWGVEMDLGQATIFLYYLVLVLVVVTIFSVNRLQNSRIGRAWLALREDEIACQAMGIDKTKTKLTAFALGATWAGIMGVVFAAKTTFINPASFTFLESAIILSVVVLGGMGSILGVILGALILILLPEYLRAFSEFRMLIFGGSMVLMMVFRPQGLISNVRRKYLFHKENLSEVEIHE
- the ybgF gene encoding tol-pal system protein YbgF, giving the protein MKKIAIFSMLTVFLFGCTNDNEVIKQSLNNIKDEMVNMQSEMAEMKITVEEVNSKTQANTENINANSNALAEIRSETNYLSNEIALMKEAAKEREAMMEKQESETMDMGEQNAEDEIIIIEDNFTDKSSLYSYAYELYKNGQYAESTAKFNEFLAKYPSDELSDNAVYWLGEIQYALKDYEAAISNFQRLASEYPQGNKVPDGLVKMGYSYGNIGQMDKARETMKRVVNQYPGTRAYNLARKKLEAWGVSVE
- a CDS encoding branched-chain amino acid ABC transporter substrate-binding protein; its protein translation is MRKLLSFLLVAVAAVFIMTACSQQSEEPAQEETTQETTQEETQEAEASTEPIKIGVAGPHSGDLASYGIPTANAVKLYVDEINSNGGVNGRQIELVVEDDVCKPEVAANTAAKLVSEEVVAVVGHICSGATKAALGMYKDAQIPVMSPSATNPALTKSGDYPNFFRTIAPDDSQARLQVDFALDKLGLKKLAVIHDKGDYGKGLAEFAKSFIEQAEGAEVVLYEGVTPGAVDYSAVVQKVKQSEADGVIFGGYHPEASKIVTVMKKKKLEIPFISDDGVKDETFIKVAGDFAEGVYATGPKDVESNPLSQKAINAHVEKYGEKPGAFYLNGYSAIIAFINAIDVADSTEYDAIVNALTTEYVETPVGNISFDKKGDAIGVGFSVYQVQNGEYVELQ
- a CDS encoding cupin domain-containing protein encodes the protein MKYFNSIESLPEKRIGEGLYARFLHLDNMTISFWRIEAGTALLKHSHPHEQTTKLLSGEFIMSVGGQEKQLSVDDSVIIPANVEHGGSALSDCMLMDVFTPVREDYKEL
- a CDS encoding C40 family peptidase; the protein is MKTFIRAVLAALILITLSACTTSVSYRVNVPIEFDGGGSNELDIPIENMKYSVQVGAFSVQGNAVNFADSLERSGIDAYFFLHDSGLYKVRFGNYSSYDAARSHAERLNRQGKIDDFFIVRPEDYAVNEKDTPDRGNIRDKIVRTAHRYIGVPYQWGGTNPNTGFDCSGLTMVVYKYNGLNLPRTSREQYKTGRYVKRNNLRKGDLVFFATGGGNRVSHVGIYIGSNKFIHAPSRGKKVRIESINSYWQRRYVGAKSYL
- a CDS encoding branched-chain amino acid ABC transporter permease codes for the protein MEYFIELFLGGLTRGSIYALIALGYTMVYGIIQLINFAHGEIYMIGAFTALIVASVLTILGLNGIAILILAGIIAVIYSAAYGFTMEKIAYRPLRSAPRLSPLISAIGMSIFLQNYVLLAQTSDFLPFPALIPEFGFMEPVSHIVSSAELVIILTTASVMVLLTLFIKYTRMGKAMRATSQDKKMARLIGIDVDKVISLTFIIGSSLAALGGVLIASHIGQINFYIGFIAGIKAFTAAVLGGIGSIPGAVLGALILGWTESFATGYVSSDYEDVFAFSLLVFILIFRPAGILGKSETQKV
- a CDS encoding chemotaxis protein CheV, coding for MALDHGILLETGTNEFEIVEFIVRAEKDHHFGINVAKVREVIRFPEIVKVPDAHPSVIGTANIRQKLVPIIDLGNWLEMKYEDDYEQKKIIVTYFNHQYNGFMVDEVVRIHRITWADIKDYSSMTDFSLVETVLGVVDIGGNLIQLLDFEKIVAELNPETALKEMEIDYSRFEDRAEKTVYLAEDSQVIRRFLHSNLENAGYQVKSFENGKLLLNEFNTKVPDIVITDLEMPVADGAYVVRTLRENAQLIDLPILVFSSLASEENERKVMAIGANMFVGKPDTDILIGSIDRYLL
- a CDS encoding tetratricopeptide repeat protein codes for the protein MKLIRILIPLFFLPALLFAEDIYLRQNQFFTELVISDIAAEVDGVSKDNNTITIQFKDPLAADFTGSLNDPFIKRIESGEQSITVYFAQGTDFVFTTEGANVKLVSSKKRELDDIKLGYGIESPIIRKGGEIIEDEESERSLGRVDELIASRNFDEAIVQLEGFLSNQPSEYYRQEALYRMGMAYFHKGEESYKNYVTAAKIFDDFIEMYPDSYRFRDALMRSAESKERAGMYYEAIFGYENIIKLVRDEEMQKLAYRRIAEIYEQLGQYDRAIEARENYVRRFPEAKRVQDATIGMLQSKRGDSENAFLNFQEFRGENTDFTDLSPEIIYSMGEVFKEKGENQDALRAYSKVFELFPSSEHADLAMYRAAEMNEELGNQDAADSLLVRARDLYPEKTGGLLASIKYADNHLTEKSPADWQKFLDNALKSEDFEVKSQAELVMIKAYYNEGDYDKTLSAIDDFARLNYSSPLMEEVFDIKQLIRLKQAERAYEEGKDNVSEQYINALLEEFPDSDYREDAERILQQIKYIRTRAKLDGGEFNKVISDVENFYANTERIYEPAIWNSLLDEAYYALSDRYLQNGQLELAQLSAKQYFVHVEEGEHQEEVRDIYEESLFTIMKGSFDDKRYLDVIRFYDDNSGMINGSEDQQFQDKLKAYAAFSLYKLTLPEKSAQIMDTIEYTDNPVYKLTNLLLGRGGIDFDVNGLDRETFMFIVDELEKQDVDKAIAVLDRYTKDPMLAEKLKFDITKNIFDDNKREMVLLDIYQDLNSTSKCNGVYRE
- a CDS encoding ABC transporter ATP-binding protein, which translates into the protein MLEVNGISTYYGNIQALHDVSLKVDEGEIITLIGANGAGKTTTLLSISGITQPKHGEILFRGEPVHRAKPERLVKDGLVQVPEGRHIFPYLTVAENLDLGAFLRKDKDRIRKDLEHVYDLFPRLAERRHQQGGTLSGGEQQMLAISRALMARPKLLLLDEPSLGLAPIIVQQIFEIIEKLNKEDGMTIFLVEQNANLALKIAHRGYVMETGRITLEDKAEKLLSNEDVRKAYLGI
- a CDS encoding LysM peptidoglycan-binding domain-containing protein, which codes for MNKKLLCVLCAGGLLAASAAAAETVHKVKKGDTLWDISRHYYGDNFQWPMIWKDNVIINDPDLIYPGQQFNVPGFLDDAETIRKDDSGLIRISAPENRKPMDTDPLESEKLINANARNSMETIFLNDIEVVRDNEPSANILNVEGEKSFATTRDRITINQGSGEGLNLGDTVVLYQKLSTLEKERAVYRIVGYAEVSEVRAETSDAIIYKSFNSIQKGYFAEKGNRPDLRSPKVFRKADTDIDGEIVYIPDSHRNTAQGYRVIVNVGSVERAKQGDKVSIYRETEENGRTRKDYIGEGQLILVGEEYSTAIIVTSLVEIHKGDSVNLTDIAVY
- a CDS encoding ABC transporter ATP-binding protein — its product is MSDSTASLPVLEVKGLTMDFGGLRAVDHVDLDIYNGEIVALIGPNGAGKTTFFNCITGIYKPTEGDIIVHSKFGEKRVNGLKPNHVTELGLARTFQNIRLFPNMSVLENVMIGRHCRTKAKVMGALLRDKRTRVEETQAAAVSFNILEKVGLSHLENELASNLSYGNQRKLEIARALATEPVLLLLDEPAAGMNPYETEELTELIKKIATEMKISILLIEHDMKLVMKISERIYVMDHGQRIAAGSPNEIKEDPTVIKAYLGEEVDA